In Thermococcus sp. M39, the genomic stretch TTCATTCTCTGCAATCTCCTTCGCCAGCTCTTTACTTCCAGCGAAAGAATGGAAGTAGGCCTTTACACCATAACGCTGAACGATCTCAAATGCTTCTCTTTCAGATTCTCTAGCATGAATGACTACAGGCTTCTTAATTTCAAGTGCTAGTTCAAGGAAGTGCTTGAAAATTTGCATCTGATTTTCTTTTTGCCTCTCATTTTCAGCGTAGTGATAGTCTAGACCTATCTCACCAACTGCCACTATCTCATCTTTATGCATCCATATGAACTCCTCAACCCTCTTAACCTTTTCCCAATTCCCTCTTCTCGCTTCGTTTGGATGATAGCCAAGCGTTGGGAAGATAAAGCCGAAGTAAGGCTTTAGCATCTCCCAGCTTTTCCATACATGAGCTTTTCTGTATTCTGTTATTGAGTTAACAACGGCTTTAAGCTCAGCTTTGCACTCCTCTATAATTTTTGGTGCGTCTCGCTTATAAAACTCAAAATGAGCGTGAGCATCTATCATGCCATCACCAGATGAAGGGAGATTTTGATTGATTAAAAACTTAACTTGATGAAAAACATAGTATAGGAAACTTCAGAATTTAGGCTCTCTGCTTAGTCCTCTTTTCTTCCATATTACTCTCCCATCTTTTCTAACGACAGCAAGAATTCTGTGGTAAGGAATCTGCGTTTCGCCAATAAAGAAATAACCATGTCCAAGTTCAATAATTTCCACTGGGATTTTCTTCACATCACCATACGCCCCTCTATGCTCAATCACTATGTAGTAATCGCCCTCGTTTTCTCTTGGATCATACTTTATCTTTGCCAATGCCTCTTTTACTGAGCCCTTTCTCATTCGAAGTCCTCCAGAAGGTGTTTTACATACTCAAGGTTTTCTTTCCAGCTTTTTATAACCCTTCCATGACCTGGCAAACCGAGATAGACGTCAAGCTTTTCAAGCTTTTGGAGAGACTTTCTGAGCATCTCTAGACTTCCCGTAGGGAAATCTGTTCTTCCAACTGTTCTGTTGAAAATCGTGTCTCCAGTGAAAAGGAGCTTTTCCTTCGGCTCATACAGGCAAGTACTTCCCCTCGTATGTCCGGGAGTGTGAATTACAATCAGCTCAAGGTTGCCAACTCGTAAAGTGTCTCCACCGCTCAGCTTTAAATGGACTTCATGGGGGGTGTAGCTTCTTCCATGGTAAAATGAAAGTATCACATAGTCATCCCCGCTTTCCAATGCTTCAGCCGTATATTTATGGGCCGCAAAGTAAACTTCGATTCCTCTCTCCTTGAAATATCTCTCAAAAGCTAGGTTTCCACCAACATGATCAAAATGCTCATGTGTGTTGAAAATTGTAATTTTTTCAACACCTTTCAGATAGTTCTCGTTGAGCCAGACATTAATGTATTTATGCCAATAAACTCCAGTGCCGGTGTCTATTATCAGCGCTTCATTTTCGTCTCTAACTAGATATATGTTTGAGTCCCAACCAATACCTTTGAGCATCACAGTGTTTGGCGGAATTTCGATGGGGATCATGCTTATCACCTCAAAAAGGGGCTCTAGGGGGGACCGCGTCCTCATCCGAGGGAGCGAGTCTCGTCAGCAAGGGTAAAACTCTTCATCGCCCATTTGAAAATTAACGCCAAGGTTTAAAAAGTTAGGGAGACTTTATAAAGGCTCACCACTACTAATGGTTAGGTGATTTGAATGAAAGCTGAGAGAGCCAAGGAAATTTTGATTAATCTGCTGAAAATTCCGTCTCCTTCCGGAAAGGAAGACAGATTGGCATTGCATATTATGGAGTTCCTCCACAAACTCGGTTATGATGTCCACATAGAGAGCGATGGCGAGATAATAAACCTCATCGTTAACCCAGATGCCGAGCTCTTCTATGAGGTACACATGGATACAATTGACATAAGGGTTCAGCCATTCATAAGAGGTAACATTGTCTACGGAACTGGAGCGAGTGATGTAAAAGGAGGTTTGGCGAGCATTTTGCTTATGCTTGAGAGCCTAAAGAAGGAAGGTAAGGACTTAAACGTTGGAATTGTCTTTGTCAGTGATGAGGAGAAGGGAGGAAGAGGATCTGCTTTGTTTATGGAACGTTACAGACCAAAGATGGCAATTGTTTTAGAACCAACTGACCTTGAAGTTCACATAGCCCATGCTGGAAATATTGAGGCTTACTTTGAGGTTGACGGAAAAGAAGCCCACGGAGCTTGTCCAGAGAGCGGTGAGAATGCCATTGAGCTGACTTATAGGATGCTGGAGGAGCTTAAGGCTTTGGAACCGTTTAAGCAGAAGGGTAAGTACTTTGACCCTCACATTGGACTGCAAGAGCTTGTCTGCGAGAATCCATATTACCTAATCCCAGCTCTATGTAAGGGTCGTCTTGAAGCTCGTCTGTTACCAGAGCAGGAAGTTGAGGATATTCTCGACTTATTCGAACCAATACTTGAGGAGTACACGCTGAGATATGAATACACAGAGATATGGGACGGCTACGAGCTTGATGAGAACGAGGAAATTGTGCAGATAGCTAAGAAGGCAATGGATTTAACTGGCTTAGATGAATTTGGAGGAATGAGGAGCTGGACAGATGCAATAAACTTCATGTACAACGGAACAAAGACCATAGTCTTTGGGCCTGGCAACTTGGACATCTCACACACGAAGAATGAACATATAGATGTGAGAGATGTCGTTAAAGCGAGCGAGTTCTTAACTGTCGTGAATGATATTTTTGGGAAGAGCTGAGGTTTTTGTTTTTCTCTTTTTGAGCGGTTTGGAGAATTTCAGTTGTTCATACAAGATTATCATAATCGTAGGGGAGCAATCCTACTAAAGACCCATAAAGAAAGTCATTTGACTCGCAGTTATTGTATCTTATTGTCTCCATTCATTTCTTTCTCTCCCTTGTCCACCCAGAATCTCCTAGTCCTTATGAACTCTCTCTCACGCTCCATCAGAGCAACTAGCAGAGCCTCACCTCTGTACTGGCTCAAAAGTCTAGCTGCGGTATCTGGCCCTGTCCCGTAGCTCGCTAAAGCCAAAACTGCATCGAAGCCGTAACTCTGAACCAAATCCGCTGCCTTTATTAGCTTTCTGTAGGCTCTCTCCTCACTTTTTTCCAGCTTTTTACGGTGTTTGAGCTTTTTAAAAGCTTTGAGGAATTCCTCTGCATCAATTGGATGAGCAACGGCAATCATTCTTGAAGAACACTTGGGACACTCTAGATACTTTAGGCGCTCCCTTAAGCGGGAAACTTTCGTTCTTGAGCTCCAGCCACAGTTTATACAGACCAGCATAACTTCAGTATCCAGTAGCCTCTCTTTGAACAGCTCAAGGATTTCGTCTTTTTCAAGCTCTCCGCTGATTAAGAACTCTCCGCCGATGTTTATATTCAGCTGAGCTAATGGTGAAGGTTCAGAATTTAAGGTGGTTTTAATTCTAATCATGCCGCTTTTTATTTTGTCCAAAATTTTAGTTGCATTCTCGATGTCGAGCTTGTCGTGGAAAATCTCATTTAGAGTTTCCTTCTCAATTATCGTGCCTTCAAAAAGCTTCTCAACTTTTCTTATTTTAGCATCTCTCCTCAAAGCGCCAATCCTCTTTGCCACGTTCAGCATTCTCCATCTGTAAACTGTGCTCTCCCCTAAGCTTTTTGAAATCACAAAGGGCAAAGCTCTACCGTCTTGGAGGAGATAGCTTTTCACTTCACTCGGATTGAGCTGGAATGGAGTTTTAAACACAATTGCATGGGCTTGCGCTCTCATTGTGAAAACTTTCCCATATCTCATTGAGAGAAAACTCCATACAAATCTTCCAATGGCTTCATTAACCTGATTCCCAAAGTCTGCATGGATTACAAGAGCCTTTGGCAGGGATTCAATACCGGCATCTCTATCTGTGCTTAAAGGCTCTTGCCTTTCGAGAATTTCCTTGGCTTTTCTCAGCTCTTCCTCACTAAGTTCAACATCTTTAATAATCCTTTTCGCTCTCTCAAGGTCAAACAGCAGTTCCCTTTTCAGTCTTCCAACATCCAAAGCAACTTCCAAAGGAACAGGAATCATCTCACCTTCCCAACTCGGAATTGCGCTCTCAAGGCTTTTGCTCTCTCTCACTTTGAGCAGCTTTGCTTCTTCATCAATACCAAGAAGAATCCAGCTTCTACCGTGCATTATGAACTCCATTCCCTCTTCTAAGTCCATAACGAAGCTCTCATCTAATCGGCCTATTATATGCCCGCTTGAAACGTCAAAAACTCTGTAAGATATCTCATCGGGAATCGTTGAAAGATTCTCGTAGTAATAAGCATAAGCCCCTCTCCTCAAGAAGAGAATGCCCTTATCTTCATCGTAACCTATCAGATGGGCCTCTTGTAGGAGGTTTAAAACTCCTTCATAATTTTCCCATTTCAAGTTTCTGTATGGGTAAGCTCTCTTGGCAATTTCAAAAGGTCTATCCTTTGGCAGATGCTTGTATTCAATCAGCAAGCCGACAACAAAGTGCGCCAAGACATCGAGGGCATTTTCATACGGCTTAACTCTCTCAAGCTTCCCCTCAATGGCCCTCTGTGCTATGATTAAGCTTTCGAGGTAGTCCTCAACATTGGCTGTGATTATGTACCCCTTGCTGACTCCTCCAAGCCTGTGCCTTGCCCTCCCTATGCGCTGAATTAATCTGTTTACTTGTCTCGGACTCATGTATTGGATAACGACATCAACATCTCCAATGTCTATACCGAGCTCCATAGAAGAAGTGCATATCAAAGCCTTGATTTTTCCCTCTTTTAGGGACTTCTCAGCTTGTATCCTCGCTTCTTTTGACAAACTTCCATGGTGAACTTCAACTGGTTTGCCCCAAGCTTTTAAGCGATGAGCTAAGATTTCAGCAAACTGCCTTGTATTTGTGAAAATCAAAGCCCGTTTATGCTTCTCCACAATGTCCCAGAGAACCCTCAAACGAGTCGCCACATCTACAGGAAGCTTTAACTTTTCAGCAAGCTCCAAATCTCTTTCATCCGGAGAAGGGAAGAGGACCTTTATGGAATACTCCTTTCTAAGTGAGGGCTTTACAATTGCATCGGCTTTCAGCCACTCCCTAATTTCTTCCTCATTTCCAACCGTTGCGCTTAGTCCGATTCTTTGGAATTCTGCAATCTCAGCTAAGCGCTCAAGACCCAAAATTAACTGTACTCCTCTCTTATTGTCAACAAGCTCTGCTATCTCATCAACTATGACGAACTTGACATTCCTCAAATAAGCTCTGAGCGATTTCATTGCCAGGATTACTCCAAGAGTTTCGGGAGTGATTATCAAAAGGTGTGGAGGGTTTTTTGTCTGCTTTGCTTTTTTATATGCGGAAGTGTCGCCGTGTCTCACTTCAACTCTAATTCCAGTTTTAGCTCCCCACCATTCCAAACGCTCGAGCAGATCCCTGTTCAGAGCTTTGATAGGAGCGATGTATAGGGCGGAGATTGGTTTTAAATCATTCTTCAAAATTGCATCTAAAACAGGCAGAACAGCAGCTTCAGTTTTTCCGCTTCCCGTGGGAGCAATAATTAAAACACTCTTTCCTGAGCTAATCTCACTAAAAGCTCTAAGCTGAAGCTCATTAAGCCTGCCAAACTTTTCTTCAATGGCTTTTCTGAGGAGGATATGCATGGTATAAAATTAGAAAGAGAATTAAAAGAGTTTTGCAAAAGTTACTCACCATAGAAGGCTCTCTTATACAGCTCTTTTATTTCCTCAGCGCTTGGCTCAACTGGGTTGAAGTTTATTAGCGGATCGTGGTAGGCTTTTTCGCTCATTTCGTCAAGCTTTGAGAGGAATTCATCCTCACTTACAAGTTCACTCAGCTTTGGAACTCCAAGCATCTCATTGAACTCTTTGATGACTTCAATCAGCTCTTGGGCAGTGTTAAAGCCAAGCTCTCTTGCTATCTCTGCATAGCGTTTTCTTGCATATTCGCTCCTCATGTTGAACTCCATAACATAGGGCAAGAATATTGCATTTAATAAGCCGTGAGGGGCAATCCAAGCTGCTTTATGGCTTAAGCTGTGACACAAGCCTAATCGGGCATTAAGAAAAGCTATTCCAGCCATTGTTGCTGCGTAGTGGACATTTTCTCTTGCCTTTTCATCATCTTGAACTGAGAGAGGAAGATACTTGTAGACGAGCTTTATGGCTTTGATTGCCACCGCATCGCTGAAAGGTGTCGCTGCGGTTGTTGTATAAGCTTCAATTCCGTGCACTAGAACATCCAGTCCGCTGTTCCTTGCGACTTCTTTTGGCATTGTCCTCGGCAACCTTGGATCGAGAATTGCAAACTCTGGAGCAATTTCAAAGCTCACAAGGTTGTATTTAATATCTCCTTTTTTAAGAACACTTGCTGCTGAAACCTCACTCCCAGCTCCGCTCGTTGAAGGGATTGCTATTAATGGAGTCTTGAGCTTAGGGATTGGCTTTGGCTTCTCAAAGCGGCTTATGAATGCAACCTCCTCAAACTTAAGCTCTGGGGCATCATAGAAAACCTTAACTGCCTTTGCCACATCTATTACACTTCCTCCGCCTAAGGCAACTATCAAGTCTGGCTGGAACTCCCTGACCTTTGGCATTATACTTTCGACGTATTCATAGCTCGGCTCTGCTGGAACTCCTGTTATTGCTTCAACCTCTGCATTTGCATCTTCCACATAGTTCATTGCCTCATTTAAAAACCCGTGAACTCTCATTGATTTGCTTGAGAATATTAAAACTCTGCTGTGCTTTTTTGCAACGCTCTTTATGTAGCTTAAGCTTCCTTCCCCTAAAACTATCCTCGTCTTTAAGCTAAAGAACTGCATGAATATCACCAGAATAAAGAAAGATGTAAGGGAATTAAAGTTTATCCTCTAAAGCTAATCCTCAAACAGCTTCTTCAAGTTCCTCTCAAATGGAGGATAAACAACGCCCTTGTCTGTTATTATTGCCGTCAGATACTTGTGAGGCGTAACATCAAAAGCTGGATTGTAGACATCAACGTCTGGAGCAATCTTACAGCCGCCGCATGTTAGAACTTCTTCTTTGCTGCGCTCTTCAATTGGTATCTCCTTGCCGCTCTTGAGGCTCATGTCAATTGTTGATAGCGGTGCAACTGTAAAGAATGGAATCCCGTGCTCCTTAGCTAATACAGCCAAAGTATAAGTTCCAATCTTATTTGCAAAGTCACCGTTTGCAACGATTCTATCAGCGCCAACAATTACAGCATCAACTTTTCCCTGCTGCATTACAAAGCCAGCCATATTATCGGCAATGAGCTTGAGTGGAATACCATCGTAGTGATATTCCCATGCAGATAAGCGAGCGCCCTGCAGAACCGGTCTTGTTTCATCAACCCAAAGTAAGTTGAGCTTTCCTTCTTTGTGCATAACTCTTAAAACAGCACCAACAGTTCCAAGGTGAACAGTTGCCAAGCTTCCAGCGTTACAGTGCGTCAATACATTCCCCTTTGGCAGAATTTCAGCTCCAATGTGTCCCATCCTCAGGTTTGCTTCAACATCTTCATCCGCTATTCTTTGAGCTTCCTCAACTATCAAGCGCTTTATTTCACTTAGACTATCTTCTCTATGTTCTTCGACAAGGTTTTTTATTCTATTCAACGCCCAGAAGAGGTTCACCGCCGTTGGACGGGTGTTTTTCAGAATTTCGTATGCCCTGTAAAAGCCATCAAAAAACTCATCCTTTGTTTCTGCCTTGCTCCTCTCGGCATATAAGGCTAAACCAAAAGCAGCTGCGGCCCCTATTGCTGGTGCACCTCTCACCTGCATTGTCTTTATAGCTTTTGCAACTTGCTCAACAGTACTTATAGATATGACCTTAAATTCCCAAGGTAAAAGCTTTTGGTCAATGAGGTAAACTTTCTTATCTTTATACTCAACGCTCCTTGGGAGTTTTGTAAGTTCCTCTGGTTTGTACTTGAGCTCCATTTCCACCACCTAATGAACCTCTCAAATCTCCGATTTAAGTTTTATCCATTGTTTCTGAAGCTCTCATGATGATTTCAATCCAAACTTATCATGCTATTCTTCGCTTATTGGCTCTGTGCTGGCGTCTTAAATGAGCTTAAACAATAATAAACGATCAAAAACGGTTATTAACGATAAAACGGACAAAAAGTAATATACGAGCTTTTTTGTAAACAAACGTGAATGTTAACTGACGATTTCGTGAAAAAAGCTTAAATATCTATTTTTCATTAGAAATAAGTGAGGTGAAGACATATGATGTGGAAAAAGACACTTGCTTTGTTGTTTGGATTTTTGGTTTTAGCGAGTGCAGTGCCCCTTTCGAGAGCACAGACTGAGACAACCACCAGCTTAAATTTAGTGATTTTAGTAAGCGATAATGAAGCTGACTGTGCATTAGCCCAGAAAGTTGCTGAATACTTAAACGCGTCAATAGTTGTGACACCTTGGGGAGTTTATGACCCAAATGTTACATCTCAGATAGTTACCAGAGCCCCAGATTTGGTGCTCATAATAGGAGGGCCAACAGCAGTTTCAGAGGAGTATGAGAATGATCTTCAAGATCTTGGAATTCCCTATGTTAGAAGATGGGGAGCAAACAGATATGAAACAAACTTGGCAGTGCTCCAATACTTGTTTGAGAACTATTCAGAGCTCTTGAAGGATGTTAAAGTTATTATCGTTAACGGTGAAGATATAACAGCAATCAGAAAAGCCGGAAACATAAAGGGAAGAGCAATTATCATTTATGTTGATGATGATTATCTTGAAAACCAGACACAGATACTAGATTTGTTAAATGCTACAATGGTTCTCATAATCAACACTCCCTACTCAGAGAACGTTACAGAGAGAGTTAGAGAAAGAGTTCGTGAGAAGATCAAGGCTAATGTGACATGTGAAAACACAACAATAACTGCAGAAGATGCACTACTTGCTATTCAGATTGCAGAGAACAAGACAATGCTTGCAGAATCATTGGTTGCAAACATCTCAATTCCAGCTGCTGAAAAACTGCTTGAAAATGCAAAGAAGCACTTAGAGAGAGCAAAAGAAGCTTACAATGAAACCAAATATGGAAGAGCATATGGACTTGCAATTGCAGCCAAGTCTATTGCTGAAGTCGTAATTAGAATGGCTAGCGAAGAAAAACAGATAATGCTTCACAAAAATGAGACAATGAAAATAAAAATTAAACTTGAGAAACTTGAGGATATTGTCGAGAGACTTGAAGAACTTGGGTTTAACGTTACAGAGGAAAAAGCACTGTTAGAACAAGCAGAACAAGCTTATGAAAATGGAGATTATGCATTAGCCAAGCAACTGATGGGACAGCTCAAGGAACTCATAAAAACAAAGTACCACAACGAAAAAGAACTTATACGTGCAAGATGGAAGGAAAAGGAAAAGCACCACGGAGAAGGCAGAGAGCACAAGGAAAAGAACTGCCATGGAGAATGTCACCATGAAGATGAAAGTGAGAAAGAGGAAGGAGAAAACAGCTGACGTTTCTTTCCTTTCATATCCTTCCTCATTTTCGTAATTGTTAAATTTCTCTGAAGGTATCTTTTCTTGGTGGTATCTATGAAAATCTTTGTAACAGGAATGCCAGGTGTTGGAAAGACAACTCTTGTTCTCAAAATTGCAGAAGGACTCAAGAGAAGGGGTTTTAAAATAGGTGGGATGATTACCCAAGAAGTTAGAGAGCAAGGGAGAAGAGTCGGATTTAAAATCAAAGCGCTTGATACTAACGAGGAGGGCATTTTAGCA encodes the following:
- a CDS encoding YchF/TatD family DNA exonuclease: MIDAHAHFEFYKRDAPKIIEECKAELKAVVNSITEYRKAHVWKSWEMLKPYFGFIFPTLGYHPNEARRGNWEKVKRVEEFIWMHKDEIVAVGEIGLDYHYAENERQKENQMQIFKHFLELALEIKKPVVIHARESEREAFEIVQRYGVKAYFHSFAGSKELAKEIAENEHYIGINTGIVFIPEVKAAAEVLDVEAVLVETDSPYMSPFKGQRNKPCYVKVAIEEIAKLKGLPFEEVEGITEENAIKFFNLKLR
- a CDS encoding DUF504 domain-containing protein — protein: MRKGSVKEALAKIKYDPRENEGDYYIVIEHRGAYGDVKKIPVEIIELGHGYFFIGETQIPYHRILAVVRKDGRVIWKKRGLSREPKF
- a CDS encoding MBL fold metallo-hydrolase, with the protein product MIPIEIPPNTVMLKGIGWDSNIYLVRDENEALIIDTGTGVYWHKYINVWLNENYLKGVEKITIFNTHEHFDHVGGNLAFERYFKERGIEVYFAAHKYTAEALESGDDYVILSFYHGRSYTPHEVHLKLSGGDTLRVGNLELIVIHTPGHTRGSTCLYEPKEKLLFTGDTIFNRTVGRTDFPTGSLEMLRKSLQKLEKLDVYLGLPGHGRVIKSWKENLEYVKHLLEDFE
- a CDS encoding M20/M25/M40 family metallo-hydrolase, which gives rise to MKAERAKEILINLLKIPSPSGKEDRLALHIMEFLHKLGYDVHIESDGEIINLIVNPDAELFYEVHMDTIDIRVQPFIRGNIVYGTGASDVKGGLASILLMLESLKKEGKDLNVGIVFVSDEEKGGRGSALFMERYRPKMAIVLEPTDLEVHIAHAGNIEAYFEVDGKEAHGACPESGENAIELTYRMLEELKALEPFKQKGKYFDPHIGLQELVCENPYYLIPALCKGRLEARLLPEQEVEDILDLFEPILEEYTLRYEYTEIWDGYELDENEEIVQIAKKAMDLTGLDEFGGMRSWTDAINFMYNGTKTIVFGPGNLDISHTKNEHIDVRDVVKASEFLTVVNDIFGKS
- a CDS encoding DEAD/DEAH box helicase: MHILLRKAIEEKFGRLNELQLRAFSEISSGKSVLIIAPTGSGKTEAAVLPVLDAILKNDLKPISALYIAPIKALNRDLLERLEWWGAKTGIRVEVRHGDTSAYKKAKQTKNPPHLLIITPETLGVILAMKSLRAYLRNVKFVIVDEIAELVDNKRGVQLILGLERLAEIAEFQRIGLSATVGNEEEIREWLKADAIVKPSLRKEYSIKVLFPSPDERDLELAEKLKLPVDVATRLRVLWDIVEKHKRALIFTNTRQFAEILAHRLKAWGKPVEVHHGSLSKEARIQAEKSLKEGKIKALICTSSMELGIDIGDVDVVIQYMSPRQVNRLIQRIGRARHRLGGVSKGYIITANVEDYLESLIIAQRAIEGKLERVKPYENALDVLAHFVVGLLIEYKHLPKDRPFEIAKRAYPYRNLKWENYEGVLNLLQEAHLIGYDEDKGILFLRRGAYAYYYENLSTIPDEISYRVFDVSSGHIIGRLDESFVMDLEEGMEFIMHGRSWILLGIDEEAKLLKVRESKSLESAIPSWEGEMIPVPLEVALDVGRLKRELLFDLERAKRIIKDVELSEEELRKAKEILERQEPLSTDRDAGIESLPKALVIHADFGNQVNEAIGRFVWSFLSMRYGKVFTMRAQAHAIVFKTPFQLNPSEVKSYLLQDGRALPFVISKSLGESTVYRWRMLNVAKRIGALRRDAKIRKVEKLFEGTIIEKETLNEIFHDKLDIENATKILDKIKSGMIRIKTTLNSEPSPLAQLNINIGGEFLISGELEKDEILELFKERLLDTEVMLVCINCGWSSRTKVSRLRERLKYLECPKCSSRMIAVAHPIDAEEFLKAFKKLKHRKKLEKSEERAYRKLIKAADLVQSYGFDAVLALASYGTGPDTAARLLSQYRGEALLVALMEREREFIRTRRFWVDKGEKEMNGDNKIQ
- a CDS encoding iron-containing alcohol dehydrogenase, which codes for MQFFSLKTRIVLGEGSLSYIKSVAKKHSRVLIFSSKSMRVHGFLNEAMNYVEDANAEVEAITGVPAEPSYEYVESIMPKVREFQPDLIVALGGGSVIDVAKAVKVFYDAPELKFEEVAFISRFEKPKPIPKLKTPLIAIPSTSGAGSEVSAASVLKKGDIKYNLVSFEIAPEFAILDPRLPRTMPKEVARNSGLDVLVHGIEAYTTTAATPFSDAVAIKAIKLVYKYLPLSVQDDEKARENVHYAATMAGIAFLNARLGLCHSLSHKAAWIAPHGLLNAIFLPYVMEFNMRSEYARKRYAEIARELGFNTAQELIEVIKEFNEMLGVPKLSELVSEDEFLSKLDEMSEKAYHDPLINFNPVEPSAEEIKELYKRAFYGE
- the mtnA gene encoding S-methyl-5-thioribose-1-phosphate isomerase, with the translated sequence MELKYKPEELTKLPRSVEYKDKKVYLIDQKLLPWEFKVISISTVEQVAKAIKTMQVRGAPAIGAAAAFGLALYAERSKAETKDEFFDGFYRAYEILKNTRPTAVNLFWALNRIKNLVEEHREDSLSEIKRLIVEEAQRIADEDVEANLRMGHIGAEILPKGNVLTHCNAGSLATVHLGTVGAVLRVMHKEGKLNLLWVDETRPVLQGARLSAWEYHYDGIPLKLIADNMAGFVMQQGKVDAVIVGADRIVANGDFANKIGTYTLAVLAKEHGIPFFTVAPLSTIDMSLKSGKEIPIEERSKEEVLTCGGCKIAPDVDVYNPAFDVTPHKYLTAIITDKGVVYPPFERNLKKLFED